The following nucleotide sequence is from Fusarium graminearum PH-1 chromosome 1, whole genome shotgun sequence.
TAGGACAACAGCATCATAATGTTATCCTGGCTGGTTCATGGTATCATCATGTGTGCTTTTCCTACTCTCGCTCCAAAACAGCAGGAGGGGTAATCTCGTTGccgttgagcttctcaaggccCTCACCACCCTGAGAATTGTTAGCACAAGATTCTTTGCAAATGTTATCTCGAGGTCTTGACTTACGTAGCTGATCAGAGGAGACACCTCAACGCCGACATCGGCCTTGtcgccaacaacaatggcGCCGGCAGCCTCGACCCAGCGCTTGCCCTGGGTCATGATATCGGCCTTGCTGGTGTCGGGATCGTCCTCACCGGTGCCAGGGGCATTCTTGAGAGGCGAGAACTCATCCTCACGCTTGAcctcaagagaagcaaacTTCTCGAGGGTCAGGAAGGGGAAGACGTCAAAGACGAACTGCTCGAGCTTGATGCCGTTGGGCTTCTCGGGCTTGACGGTCTCGCCGCTCTCGAGATCGGCAGAGGGGATCTTCTTGCGGGCGATGTGGTGGGGAAGCTTATGAGCCCACTGGGGGATGGAGTCGAGGAAGCGGAAAGAGTAGTAGTGgttgacaatgttggcagCACGGAATCGGAGGAGATCAGGCTGCTTGGGGTCGGTCTCCTCGGCAGTGGCCTGGTCGATCTCGGAGTACTCAACGACATCGGGCTTGCCGTTCTTGGAGAGAATCAGACCGACGGACTCGGTAGCGTTGCGCTTGCGCACGACCTTGGTAGCAATGTCGACATCAAGGGCGGCAGAGAAGCCAATGAAGACAGGGTCGGCGACCTTGACGAGGCAGTTGTCAACGCAGTAGGCGTGGATGTGCTGGATGCCACGCTTTCGcatgtcgtcaacaacaccagaaagaacaagagcatTGTAGAGACCGCCGTTTCCATCAGGAGCAAcagcaaccttgcccttggtctCGAGGAGAATCTTGCCATCGTTGGAGATGCAAGGCAGAACACCCTGCTCGAAGATCTTGACGTTCTCCTGGCTCAGGCCAAAGtagttgttcttctggaagaacTTCTCGGTGGGACCGCGAGTAGGGCCGCTGGTCATGACGTACCAGGGAACAACGGCGTTTGAccccttcttggcagccaGCTCCTGAACCTTGGCGATTCGCTCACCCTGAAGCTGGAAGAGAGACTTGTGAGAGGGAAGACCAATGTCGTAGCAGCCCTTGGGAGCAGAGCTACCCAGACGAGTACCCTGGCCACCAGCCATAAGGACAACAGCGACCTGAcccttggagatgaggtCAAGACCGGAGTCGTACCACTTGGCAATATCATCGGCGCCGGAGTCGAGGATACTGGCGGTGGCAGATTCGGGAAGAGGCTCGAGGCGGTCGGGCTCAtcgctggtcttggcagGGTTCAATGCGCGCTGTGTGATGTCGTTGATGTGGGAAGGGTCGAAGCCAGAAAGCTGCTGGTACAGAGTTCCTCGCTCGGCGGAGGATAGAGAGTCGTAAAAGGTGAAGACTTGCTCCTGGCCGGCCTTTGTgtacttctccttgagctcgttgagagCCTCAGGAGTAGGCTCAGCAGGGGCGTCAGAGCCCTTGCCAAGGTGAAGTGCCTGCTTGATGGCCTCCATTTTGATGTGATGTGTGTAAGTAGTTTGGGGGAGTTGCGGTGAGAGTGATAGAAACTTGTAGACGAGTGTTTGTCtagaagccaagaagagatgatttgggagggagttgaagaggaaagagaaaaagaggaatGAAGTTGGAACAATGGGGGTGGGAGAGTTGGGACTAAATACATACGAGAGGAAGAAAGTCGATCTCGGAAAGAACCTTACACAAGCGCAGTGTCCATTAATCTGCAGCTTTCcttgtggttcttgatgtcgtACTTTCCCTAGCAacgtacctacctactacgTACTTACCCAACACGTTTACTTAGCTTACCTCTTTCTTACTACGCTCTTACCTTACCTTACCTTACCTGTAACGTCGTTTACTTCACCGTACCTTGCTTGCTTAAAGCTCCCCTCCCAACGCTGATGCCCCTCAGCTGCCCCGCCGACTCTAGGTCCaattgagcttggcctccaaTGGAAAGACGACAATGAGCGGCTGGGGGCCCATCGATCCTATTCCTGCCTCAtgcttggtgctgatgtAGCGGGAGGCTTTGCTGAGCGCCATAGCGCCCATGTTGTTATGCTGCCACCTCCTATTCGATCATTCATGATGTGTTTCATGCTACATGACAGCGTACGTAAGCTTAGCGACATGGGATAGACAATTagagagacagagagggagagggcCTTTAAGATAAACACAGTTGTAATGGCTCGTAGCTGTCTTTGTAAACATCGTATTCTTGATTCTCGAGCAAAGAACAGATCCATACAATTTCTTCAGGGACCAGCAGGGTTCGGGTTCTTCAAGTTGTCTCACTACCCCACCATGACATTGAGGCAAGGCCTGAAGCAGGGCTATGTGTGGCTGTGGCGGCTGACGGAGATTGTCCATGTCATTGGATGGATCAAAGATGCTGGGACACATTTCATTCACCTTGCAACAGAAGCTAGGACAGACCATTTACAAAAAAAATTGTAAAGAAAAAATGGACATCAAAGCAAAATAGCAGTGGAATTATATCGCATATTGCCCTCGATGATACTATAATTCAGAGCACAGTAAGTAACTGTTGGTAATTTGGGGATTGTCGTCCTGGAGGGCATAAGGCTCCTACAACAAGTACGGCTTCCCATGGTTGCCTGTGGTGAATGACCTAGAACAATCTTCACGCTACACGCAATGAGATGATATCAATTTCGTAGTTCAGGACTTAAGGGCAAGGTGATTTAGTCATTTTCCCACGGACTCGTATATCATCAGTCTTAAAGACGGTTCTAGACTGTCTTGGACACATCTACGCGTCGTACTTGCCACATCCAACTTTAGTACTTTTCACTTACACTAACAAGAGAGACATCATGACAAAAGGTAAAACTGTACATGAGGCTCCCATGGAAGAAAACGTCGCCGACGAAGAAATAAACGATGGAAGCGATATACCAAGCTCGCCTCCTCAACCAGCTACATTTAAAGGGCGTCTTCAGATGAGTGACTTCATGTTCCAGTCAGCTGAGCCTACAGCCAAGGGAGAAACTTCCCCTATTCGAAGATCACCAAGATTAAACCCATCAACACTTTCCGCTACAGTAGCACCTACACCAATTTCCACAGACAAAAGGACGAAAAAGAGGCAAGCGGAAGACAAGGAGAATGGCGTTAcaccaaagaagaaacgagCACGCCCTAGTTCGGGATACGCGCCACCGTCAACATATGCCCATTTGCCCGGTCTGCCAGATGCCATTGCTGACAACCTTCTCGTTCTGTTCATCGGCCTAAACCCAGGGATACAAACAGCAAGAACTGGACATGCCTATGCTCATCCATCAAATCTGTTTTGGAAACTTCTCTTCTCAAGTGGTCTCACTCCGCGTCTCTGCAGCCCGACAGAAGACCGTAAGCTCCCCGAGATGTACTCAATGGGGTTTACCAACATTGTTGCCCGGCCAAGCCGCAACGGGTCTGAGCTTAGCAAGCAGGAGATGGACGAAGGCGTTGAGATTCTCCACGAAAAGTGTCGCAAGTACCGCCCCGAGTCTGTATGTGTCGTCGGTAAAAGTATATGGGAGAGTATTTGGCGCGTGAGACACGGCAAACCTGTTGGAAAAGCTTTTAAGTATGGTTGGCAGGATGAGTCAGAGAACATGGGCGTCATCGAGGGTGAGTGGGAGGGAGCTAAAGTGTTTGTATCAAGTAGCACAAGTGGTCTTGCTGCTACGTTATCGCCGGCTGAAAAGGAACGAATATGGGCAGAAATTGGAACATGGGCCAAGAAACGGAGGGTTGAAAGggagctcgagaaggaagGCAATGGTTCATAATGTAGACCTAGGATTGTGTATGTCTTTTATATCAGGCGTCTGCTTCTCTGCTGGATGACATTTGACAATAATAGTAATTGATTCTTATAGATTGTGCTACTAGTCTGGTTTCAACTTTTGCCATACCCGGCCCTTCTTAGTATTCAGTTCAAAGGAAATCTTCCCAACTCCATTGCGCCAGAAGCCAAAGCGTCTACAGAGCCCAGCTTTTACTTGCATCGCTTCTCAACCACATTAGGTCCATTCTCCTCGTACTCCTTTCGTGAAATCCACATCTGGTGGAATGTGCCCAAGCTGGCAAGGATGCTGCCGCCGATCCAGGCGCCGAATCGTCGCTCACTCGTGAGACCTGCGGCGtggatcttgatcttgagacCTGGGTACATGGCCATTAGTTCGGTATTCAGGCGGTCGTTAAATCCGTTGATCAAGCTGGTGCTGCCGGTTACAACGACATTAGCGAGTAGGTTGCCCCGgagatcgacatcaactGCGTTGAGCGCGGCGCGAATGAGCTCGGGAATGGTTTGCGTCTTGTTGAGGCGGTCAGCCTCAGGGATGGGATATCCGGCGTTCTCATCCCACATGCCCTCCGTCACCCGGAATCGCTGCTCGCGCCACATTTGGTTGTAGCCATCGGGCATCTCAAAAACACGGCCTGGTTGTGTCTTGACAAACTCCTCATTGCCAGGGACGCTGTAACGGCCGGGGCCGCGCCAAACCTCTACCACAGACTCCTTGAATTCTGTCAACACACGCTCCTCTTCGTAGGCGCGGAAAGAATCGGTAATTGAGTAGGGGAAGTTTCGTAGTCGGACTGAGGGGGACGATAGAGCATCGACTGgtgtcttgttctcgatcaTGAATGTGGGCGTCAGTTCGACCTGGGGCTCTGATGTCTCAAAAAGAGATCGAATCTGAGAAGAGAGCCAGATGCCACCAACAGGAGACTTTTGGATGGAGCGCTTCAGCACCATACCATCGTGAATAGCAGTGACTGAGGTGTtggcaccaccaacatcGATGACCAGTGACGTGGCCTTACCAGCGGCAAATGCTGCCAATACTGGGGTTCGGCTCATCCAGAAAGCAGGGCAGCCCCAGTTCTCCATGATAATCTCAATAGCCTTCTCGCGGGCCTTGGGTGTGTTCCAAGGCGCTTCAGTGACTAGGAGAGGGTTCTCGCCCAAGGGCTTCTCCATCGACTCGGCTTCGGCATCGTCCATAGCTACATcgccttctccatcttgaccttcaGGTCTGGGGTCGTCGTTGAGACCGTTCTTTGAGGGGGGTGTCTGTCGTTCTGGTTGGAGTCGGTTCACAAGCATATTCTCCCAAATTCGAGCTGCGACATCCCAATCTTCCACGACGCTGTCCTTGTTCATGTAGTTGCGGACTTCGTAGTTCTCGCGAGGGATAAGGCACTCATCGCCAAATAGATCGCGGGAGTTGTCGCCTGTTACGTGGCCGTAgaatgatggcaagatgcTCTTGGGGACATCTTCGCCAGCAAATCCAGCCCGGGTAGAGCAGTATCCGGGGTCGAGAACAAGCGCGGAAACCTCATCTACGTTGACATCAAGTTAGTGGAGATCCTTATGGCGGGCTGACGCGACATGGGGGAGCTAAAGCAGCGCGTACCTCCTCCGTAGATGTCGGTGGGCTGCGCCGACGAGGAAAGTGGTTGTTGGGCCATGATTAAAGCTgtgaaagaaaaagtcgCTGTTCGGAAATGGTGGAAGTCAATTGAATGATTCGGCGCAGAAGATCGCGAATTGGTGGAGTTGCGCCAGGCCAAGTCAATTGATGTTCGCGTTGGAACAAAATTCAGCCTTGAGTTTGAGTGGTTGGGGGAGGAAGCAGACGCCACATTGCGTCGAGGCTGCACTGTGGCCGTGCATCACCCCACTGGACCGCGGGTCAACTTCGGTGGGGCAGGCTTGCTATAAAATTTCGCAGATCGCCTCCAAAATattctcttttcttcatgCATGGAGCGCGAGTTCCATGTTATGATCATGATTGTAAGTACACAACTTCTGCTTTACAAaccttctttgctttgcctgtATGATGAGCTCGCAATCCTCGCTTCAGAACCGCTGCGACTGACACAGTTCGCTGTGCTTGATATGAACTGCCAATTTTCTGACTCTAGTGCATTGCATCCCTTCACTATATCTTTACTTAGCTGTTGAAGCATTGCTAACTCAATTGATAGAAGGTATGATATCTGTACGATATTTGCGCCAGGCCGGCAGGCCGTTGATTCAGTCCATCTCTCTGGCTTCCACAAGTGCTCGCTGCTTGCAAGCATCAAAACGTGGCAACTCCTTGACGAGGACATCATGGAGCACACCAAGTGTGACAAGCGGGCGGTATCTAGCTACCTCGGCTGCTAGATATGAAGATAGCGTTTCACCTTTCAAGCAACAGCGCCGAACTGAGCTATGGGCGgagcaagaggaagaggatcCCCTCTTCACAGAGACACATCCTCGCCTCGTGAACCGCGCAACGCGAATGTCGGTGCCAGAGTTCTATGAGACTTTCGACagttgtcttgatgattcTAATGATATCACCGTCTACGGCCGCATTCGATCTAAGCGAGTTGTAGGAaagaacctcatcttcatcgataTTGTGAATGAGTTTACGCGTCTACAAGTTATGGTCAACCGGTCAAAGTGCATGGTGGATCAAGAGGACAGGAGATTAAAGTTTGGAATGTTCAGAAGTTTAATAGAAGTGGGCGACCACATATGTAGGATCCCTAATGCTTATCCTGTTGTATCCCAGATGCTTACAGTCTGGCAGCGATCACTGGTATCCCGACTCGTACTAAGGCCGGTGAACTCACCATTGAAGCCAAGGCTCTCCCTGAGCTCCTGTCTCCCACCATGGAGCAGATTCCCGAGAAGCTCACGGATCCTAAGACGAGAATGCAAGAGCGTCATGTTGATATGTTGGTGAACCGCGAGGCGATTGACGTCTTGCGTCTTCGTGCTGAGATCACCAAGTACATGCGCGATTATTTCCACTCCAAACGATTCCTCGAGTTCCAGACCCCAATCCTGGCCCAGAATGCGGGTGGCGCCGTTGCTCGTCCCTTTGTCACCAGAGCCACCGAGTTCAAGGACAAAGATCTGGCGCTCCGTATTGCACCTGAGCTCTGGCTCAAGCGTCTCGTCATCGGAGGTGTTGACAAGGTCTTTGAGATTGGTCCTTCGTTCCGCAATGAAGGCGTCGACGCTACACACAACCCCGAGTTCACTATGTGCGAGTTCTATAGCGCATACACCAACTTGGAAGATTTGATCAAGGAGACTGAGGAAATTCTGTGTGGCCTTGCCCAGCACTCTCAAGAACTCATCTCTACTGAACTGACTGCCCTTCCTCCCATCGACATGTCTCGATTTGTCCGCCCCTTCAAGCGAGTTGAGTTTGTTCCTGCTCTACAGGAAGCTCTTGGATTGCGTCTACCTAAGCTCTCGTCACCAGATGCCTTGCCAGAGGTACTCGCCATTTTGAAGCTTTCTGGCATCGAGATCCCGGGTGAAGTGCCTTCGTCATTAGCCAAGTTGCTTGACCGTCTGGCTGCCATCTACTTGGAGCCTATGTCCTTCACGGAGCCTGTTCTTATCATGAACCACCCTGCTTGCATGTCGCCACTGGCAAAGAGCTTTGTATGCCCCGAGACCCTTCAGCTCGTCTCCGCTCGAGCAGAGCTTTTCATCGGTGGCCGCGAATTGGCCAACATgtacgaagaagagaacGATCCAGAAGCCCAGAGGCGCAAGTTGTTTGAACACCGACATCTCGTCAACAGGGATGATGGTGGCATTGATATTGAGATTCCCAAGCCACCAGAAGGCCAAGACGTCATCCAGGACCCACAGGACGAGCCTTttgaagacaaagatggcgatgCGGCTCCTCTGGACCAGAGCTTTGTCAAGGCTCTCGACTATGGCCTGCCTCCTACCGGTGGCTGGGGATGCGGTATCGAGCgcatggtgatgttgttctcGGGTGCCAGTCGAATCAGTGACTGCCTCAGCTTCGGCACGATAAGAAACGTGGTTGGACTCTCTGCGActgaagagaacaagaaggtcaGCTCCGatgaacaaaagaagagcgatgaggaagaaaagaaaacagcCATCGAGGAGGGCCTATAAATCTTTATAGACGTGTACGAATAGTAGACCCTAACCAAGGGGATGATGTATGATGACAGCATTACATAATACTGTAGCGATAGCTACACCTAAAAGCCctgaagagaacaagaagcaatTTGCCTCATTTCACCACTGCCTAAGTTGTTGGACGACGGCTACACCACATGGCGAAAACGAATTATCACTGGCGTTTCGAATGTGAATTGGTATCTAAATATAGGTACGAAGAAAAGGTAACACTATCTAAgtaaagacaaagaaacaagtaTAGCAAAATCTACATGTCATTTACCTAAGCTGCGATCTGGAATATGCTGCTGCCCTTCTTGTGAGAAGTCATCTCCTTGACCCAAGACTGAACAGTCTCATCACTCAACGACGAGCCAAAGTTGAAGGTATCGGGCAGCTGCTTAATAGCAACGCTTGAGGTTCGCTCACAGAACACAACGGCGACCTTGATGTATTTATCGGCAGGACGCTTGAAGTAGTCGGAGCTTCCAGCGCCGTTGTTCATGTGAAAAGTGCTCTTGCACTTGTCATCGCCCGAAGCGAGGACTTCGTAAATGTCGACCTCACCACAGCCGGtcttccagcagctgcaCTCGCTGTATTGGCCGGTGCGGGGAATACGGCCGTTGAGGGCCCAGAGGGCGGGCATGTCGCCGTTGAAGCCGGTGTTGCCGTCGAAAGGCATCTTGAACtggaagaggaagatctTGTTGGAACCGGAGAAGCCCTCTGCTTAGTGTCAGTGAGTGTTACTTGGGGATTTGATAAGGGGACATACTGTATGCGACATCTTTGGCACGGGCGTAGCCACAGCTCTCATCGCACTTCTCGGCACTCCAAATAGAGAATTCCTTGTTAGAGGGGATATAAATGTGCTTCAGGACCTTGGGAGACGAAGAGCCACCAGTTCCCTTGGCGTTGAGATAAGAGAGGGAGTTTCCCCAGGTGCTATTAACTTGGTCAGTATCCGTCAAATTTGAATAGTGCCAGAGCATTGTGCACTCACTTGTCAAAGACGCCAGAGCCCTCACCACCATAGTTGCCCAAGAACATGACGTTGTCAGCAACTCGCTGCTGGGCGTTGTAGTAGGAGGTGCGCTCCCAGTTTCCTCTAGAAGAACCACCATACGGCTTTGTCTTTGAACCATTACCCTTCTTGGGAGTTTTCTTCTCTGtctccttgggcttgggtACAGGCTCATTTGCCTTGTTTGTAggagcaccagcaacagcagaagGAGCCTTGGTAGCAGAAGGACCGAACCAGTTGTTCTTCCAGGAGACAACCTTTCCGTCAATAGTAGCGGTGACCCATTCCGCGCGTTTCTTCTTGCGTTGTTCatggagatggcgatgacCATGGAGGTGAGGAGAGGGCGCACTCTCAGTGTCACGCTTGTTCTTGCTCGAACCGAGGTTGTAAACGGCGAAttctttgagcttgaaagGGCCACGGATATGAACAGATAGCTAAGCGTCCCTTGTTAGGTTCTGGTAGAGATATCGGTGAGTGGTGATTGACTTACATCCTCGCTAAGGGGTCCAAGAGCACCATCGTATGAGACGGACTCTCTCTGGCAAGACCCATCGCCACCCATCTTGCTCACAGCCTGATAGCTACCCTTGCTGGAGAATCCTTGGTAGAGGATCTCCTCAATAGCACCGCAGAACCAGTTGCCGCCCTCGTTGACGGCTTTGCCAGTGCATTGTTGAGTCAGGGCTGAGGAAAGGCCAATATAAGCCAAAAGGGAAACgtttgacagcttcatggTGTCTTCAGTATCCAATATATATCACAGTGGCTTGTAGATATTACAAAACTTGTTTTCAAGTATCTTTGTTTCGTAATAGTAGTGTAAGGAGCGAATGTTTCGGTATGAACTGTCTTTCAAAGGATGGATCTCAAAGACATCGACAGTCCAGTCGGTTTTATGGAACGATCAACAAAAGGAGTGTATAGCGGTTGTGAACCAAAGTATTGTAATGAACGACTGATGTGTGTTTCAGCACCAACCTCGAGCAGGAACGCGAGTGATCAAGGTGAagcttccatccatcatgaggGCAATGGCGATATTAAAAGAAAAACCACCATGTCTGGGCATCACGCAGGGCCACCTCCTCAGCTTCCCAAAGGAGATTGAACGCCATCAACGCTTAGCTTGTCCCCAAGTCTGGGCGGTAGATCTCAATTCTGTTCCTGGCTCAACATGACCTTTGAGGGACAACTTGGATGCCTCATTGGGTGTTATTACCAGCTGGCAGCCAAGATCGATAGTGGTGGTGCGGGCATATTGTTTCAGGGCACAAGAAGACCGGGCTCTTGGCCAATTGAAAAGATTAAATGACTTGTTTCCAACAGTCAATCAGGACGACGGCATGACCTTGCTGGATTTGGCATGAGGCAATCACAAAGAGCCACGCTTTGGCGCGTAGGCGAATGGCGcagcagtcttggctttgaagCAGCATTGTTTGGGAGTATTTGGTCTCGAGGCCAAGAGTCTTGACTAGACGCCGAGATGCGCTATGTAAGATTAGACCTGAAAGTAGGATATATCATAATATTTATTGTTATTCAGATTCCTTCGTGGctgtcgtcttcatctcttatTGACAATGAATAAGTGTAACAAGATCTCGAGGCACTTGCCCAAGGCTGAACATGAACTGATATTTTCTTCTCAAATACCAAAACATGGCGGCCTGTGTCGAGCACGTCTAATTAAGAACCCCATGAAAGAGAGGTTGGGGTAGGGTGTGGTGACTAGACGCAGCATCCCTGAGACACCAAGAAGCCGCGTCAAAGGCCAAcgcttgtcttgtcttggcttttcttGGCAAGTCCCCTATTCGACTCGTTAGGGCCGACGCAAATGACGATCATGTCTTTGTTATTTCAATGACAATGAATGTATTTCAGGAATGCCCACGTGCTGTTTGAC
It contains:
- a CDS encoding UDP-N-acetylglucosamine pyrophosphorylase — encoded protein: MEAIKQALHLGKGSDAPAEPTPEALNELKEKYTKAGQEQVFTFYDSLSSAERGTLYQQLSGFDPSHINDITQRALNPAKTSDEPDRLEPLPESATASILDSGADDIAKWYDSGLDLISKGQVAVVLMAGGQGTRLGSSAPKGCYDIGLPSHKSLFQLQGERIAKVQELAAKKGSNAVVPWYVMTSGPTRGPTEKFFQKNNYFGLSQENVKIFEQGVLPCISNDGKILLETKGKVAVAPDGNGGLYNALVLSGVVDDMRKRGIQHIHAYCVDNCLVKVADPVFIGFSAALDVDIATKVVRKRNATESVGLILSKNGKPDVVEYSEIDQATAEETDPKQPDLLRFRAANIVNHYYSFRFLDSIPQWAHKLPHHIARKKIPSADLESGETVKPEKPNGIKLEQFVFDVFPFLTLEKFASLEVKREDEFSPLKNAPGTGEDDPDTSKADIMTQGKRWVEAAGAIVVGDKADVGVEVSPLISYGGEGLEKLNGNEITPPAVLERE